Genomic DNA from Paenibacillus borealis:
AAGGTACAGCAGAACCGATTGTCAAGAACGCTGAAGTGCTGCGTGTGCTTGTTCTGATTGAAGCTATCTTTGAAGCGGCAGAGAAGAATGAGACCATTAAGAATTTCGATATCTACGAAGCATAACAAGATACGAGAACTGATCAGGGAGAGGTGGCAACATCAATGAAACTTGGAGTATTTATGGTATTGTTCGGCGGCCGCAAGCTGGAGGAAGCGCTGGATTATGTGGCATCCAAAGGGCTGAAGGCAGTTGAGATCGGCACCGGAGGTTATCCGGGCAACAGCCATTGCGATCCGAAGCTGCTGCTTGAGAATGAAGCAGCACTTAAGGAATTCAAGCATGCAGTAGAATCCCGCGGTCTGATCATCAGTGCGCTAAGCTGCCACGGCAACCCGCTTCATCCGCAGAAGGAGCTGGCAGCCAAGGATCATGAGGATTTCGTGAACACGGTTAAGCTGGCACAGAAGCTGGGTGTTAAGGTTGTGAATACCTTCTCCGGCTGTCCCGGCGATCATGAAGGCGCGAAATATCCGAACTGGCCGGTTGCGCCATGGCCGAATGATTACCAGGAGATTCTGACCTGGCAGTGGGAGAATAAAGTGATCCCTTACTGGACGGAGCAGGCTGCTTTCGCAACTGAGCATGATGTGAAGATTGGCCTTGAACTGCACGGAGGATTCTCTGTGCATACTCCAGCCACACTGCTGAGACTAAGAGAAGCTGCAGGGGAAGCCATTGGCGCGAACCTGGACCCGAGCCATATGTG
This window encodes:
- a CDS encoding sugar phosphate isomerase/epimerase family protein, producing the protein MKLGVFMVLFGGRKLEEALDYVASKGLKAVEIGTGGYPGNSHCDPKLLLENEAALKEFKHAVESRGLIISALSCHGNPLHPQKELAAKDHEDFVNTVKLAQKLGVKVVNTFSGCPGDHEGAKYPNWPVAPWPNDYQEILTWQWENKVIPYWTEQAAFATEHDVKIGLELHGGFSVHTPATLLRLREAAGEAIGANLDPSHMWWQGIDPVQAIHILGREGAIHHFHAKDTVIDPVNVNKHGLTDMQSYTNMLDRAWQFRSVGYGHDVKVWADMMSALRLVGYDYVVSIEHEDGLMSIEEGFSKAVDNLRQVLIEEPLSEMWWV